The nucleotide window TCAAGATTCCATGAGGCGCGCCTCGCTTATACTCATCCAGGAAGAGACGCAAATGGGCGATATCGCCTGACTGTGGCCGACTCGTCGCCTTGATTTCAACCGGAACCACGGTTCCTTCCCGCTCGATGACGAAATCCACCTCCGCCCCGCCGGCCGTCCTCCAATACAGCACTTCGGGCTTCGGTGTCACGGATTCCCGCCAGGTGAGCAGATCGCTGAACACCAACGTCTCAAGCAAAGGGCCGCGCAAGCCGGCCTTGTCCAGGTCAGCCTCGGAGGTGACTCCCGAGAGAAATGCCGCAAGGCCGCTATCGCAGAAGAAGAGTCGGGGAGTCTTGATCAGCCGCTTCGTGCGATTGACCGCATAGGCGGGAAGCCGATGGAGCAGATAGGACGCTTCCAGAAGATTGAGGTACCGATGCGCCGTCGGCTGGGATAACCCCACGTCACGGGCCAGCTCAGTCTGGTTGACGAGCGCGCCTGATCGCAGCGCAGCCGCGCGCATGAGCCGCCGGAAATCGATCAGATTCTCGATCGTCGAAAGAGCCTGGAGATCCCGCTCCAGATACGTGCGAACATACCCATCCAGCCATGCTCGCTGCACGGACGGCTCCATGTCCAAGACGGTCGGCGGAAACCCGCTCTGCAAGACCCGCTGACCCAGATCCGAGACCGGGGCGTGGGTACCTTCGAATTGCGACGGGTCGGCCAAGACTTGCTTCCACTGGCCGACGGTCCCGAGTCCCGCACGTTCCGCTGGGGTAAGGGGATACAACGTCAGGTAGATCGCGCGACCAGCCAGTGTTTCAGACACAGTGCGGAGCAGTGCAAGATTGGCGGATCCGGAGAGGAGATATCGTCCAAGTTTACGCTCTCGATCCACCGCTCGCTTGATGGCCAGGAGCAGCTTCGGGCTCCGCTGGATTTCGTCAATGGCGATCGGTCGCTTGCCGAATACCAGGGTCTCAGGCTCTCGCTCAGCCAGATCGAGTACGTCGATGTCGTCCAGCGTGCGGTAGTCCCGGCCGGACTCGGGAAGTAATTCTCGGATCAGGGTACTCTTTCCCGTCTGTCTGGCCCCAGTCACAATGACCACGGGAAACGCCTTGAGCGCGCGGACTACGGTCGCTGTAAGATGCCGGGGGAGTGTGGTTTTATGATCATTCACGCCATGAATGATAATCATTCACGGCGTGAATAGCAACCAAGCCGGCATGTCGATCCGACGGGAGTATCGGGAGTCTAGAATCTACCTCAAAATGGGCGTTCCGGTCAGAACTGGTCATGCCCGCGAAAGCGGGCATCCAGAATGTCCTGAAAAGACTGGATTCCCGCCTGCGCGGGAATGACGACCACAGATTCCATCCCATCATGAAGGAAATTGAGATAGGTTCTAGTCTCCTCCGACAACAGAGTCAGCTACGCTACATTGAGCGGTCTAGCGCAGAGCACTTCGTCTTCGCGGAGGCCTTCGAGGGCGGAGGCAGAAACAGTGGTAACAGCGATCGTGTTGCCAACAGCGTTGAAGACTTCGATGGAGTAGCCCTCTGCGCCATCAGGCGCGGTGTGATGGTCCACCAGTTTCACGACGTCGCCCCGTCGGAGCCGATATTCTGGCAGATCGCGCGTCAACGCCACGTCCGTGTAGAGCTCAAACTTCATCGTGATGCACCCCCTTTATCGGGAATCAGTGTAACGACCTTCGTGATGCCCGACAAGTGTTCTGTCATCCAGACGCTGCGAATGGGTAAAGCCACGCCATTTGGGCCAATCAGCGTTCCTCACTTCCGGCAATACCGGCGTCGTTGCATTGTGGTCGAGATGGATCATTGCAGGGCGCTTATCCTAGGCACCTGCAGCAGAGAGTGCAAGATTCCCCTCCTTCTGGCGACTTATCAGTAAATGAGATTGCAAGCGAAAGGAGTGAAATCAATGAGACTCAAATCGAAGCAGAGCGACTGGCTCGATTCGAAAGCAGCGCGCAAGGAACTTAAAGTTTCCGCCTGCGACCTTTCTCACATCCGTGAAACAGGAGAGCTGCGTTTCCGGAAAGACAGGAATGCCTATCGCTATCTGAAAAAAGATGTGTGGGACTTGAGGAAGGCCAAGGAGAAGTGATTTCCTGATCCTGTGTCCGGATGGAGGAAATTGTCCGAGGTGGCAGAACAGCCTATGAACGTCGCTTGCTGAGACGTCTCAGGCTGTGCAGGTCTCCAACGATGAGGGCTTCCTTTTTTGCTCGACTCCAGTTCTTGAGCTGCCTCTCTCTCCGGATCGCTGCTTCTTCGCTGAGAAATGGTTCTGAATACACCAACCGGACGGGCCCGCGTTTGAATGTGTACGCGGCTCCTCGGCCTTCGTTATGCACCGTCACGCGACCATGAAGATCCTGCGTCGTGCCCACATAGAGGCTGCCATCAGCGCAGCGGAGAATGTACGCGTAAAACATTGGAACCGGACGCCCCTCGACTCGCTCGACCATTCTCGGAATCGACCTTAAGCGAAGTCGAAGGGCCGCCTCGTTCCGTCTCGCTCGCTCGGGGCACCATTCGACTCGCAGTGATGGTGTCCTGAGCAATTCCCAGATGGCCTGCCATGAGCGAGCCCTGAGCTGATCGAAGGGCGAGTCGAATGGTGGACCCTCTTGCAGCGGGCTCGAACCTTCTTCGAGTCGCAAAGCCCCTGATCCTCTCGTTCGGACCGCTTGAACGCCTGTCACGCCCCTTGCGTTCTTCTATTGGATTTAGACTTGAGGTGGCAAGGGGGCGTGCCAGGCGCGTTCTGCCTCGGTCACTCGCCTTGCAGAGGCGCTGAGGGTCTCTGTCCTCGGGCTTCAGCCCCTAAAGGTCTTCCGCTCCCTGCGGGCCGAGCCCCTCTGGTGCCGCAAGGCTCGAGCCCTCGGCTTCCGGGCCGCGCAGAACTTTTCGGACTCTGAACCACGCCAGCGAGCGCCGCCCATGTGTCAGCCCCGCCCTGGAGAATCAGGCAAACGACATCAACACCAAAGAGTTCGCGGGAGACTGCTTGCGGCAGACTCCCGCACTCCAGACCATGAACGTGTGTGGCTTCGTGGCATGCGCCACCAAGCCCAACCTTTCATTCACGGCCCTCCACCCACTCGGCAGTCTCAGTCGGGTGACTTCGACAAACCTGGCGGATTCCGCTCGCACCCTTGGTGAGCCCGCCCTCTGGTAAAGCGAGTGACGCTCGATGTCCCTAGCCCATTGATTTCTTGAGTTATTTGACGTATCTGTCTACCGGCGAATGTCCTGTAAGGCTGCCCTCTAGTAGGAGGCATACTCTCCAGTCATGTCCTCTGACCTGACCTTTATCACCAACGAGCCCGGCAAGAGCCTCCGTGACCGTTTCGGGGTCTTGCTAGGTCACGGTACGCGGTACTTCGACTGCTTAGTGGGGTATTTCTTCATCAGTGGCTTTTACAAGCTCTACCCAGCCTTGGAGAAAGTTGAGAAGGTCCGCATCCTCGTCGGACTTCAGACGGATCGCGCAGCCTACGAACTGCTGGAAAAGGCCAAAGAAAAAGGTGAGCTGCATCTAAAATCTCACGCTTCGGCGAAAGAGCAAGTAACGCAGGATGTCCTTGCTGAGCTGGCAAAGTCTGCTGATACCACTGAAATCGATACGGGCGTTCACAAGTTCGTCGAATGGATTCGTTCAGGCAAACTCGAAGTCAGGGCGCACCCCTCTGCGAACCTGCACGCAAAAGTGTACATCATGACATTTGCGGAGGGTGACCGGGACAAGGGCCGTGTCATCACCGGCTCCAGCAACCTGTCCCAGTCAGGGCTTCAGGACAATCTGGAATTCAACGTCGAACTCAAGAACAGGTCTGATTACGATTTTGCCATCGAGAACTTCAATGAACTCTGGGCGATGGCAGTCGATGTCTCCAAACCTTACGAAGACACGGTTATCAACAAGTCGCCCTATGCGCATTTCACACCCTATGAACTCTACCTCAAGTTCCTGTACGAGTACTTTCAAGGCGAACTCAACCGTCCATCGGAACTGGAGGATATGTATGTGCCCAACGGGTTCAAGAAACTGAAGTACCAGGAGGAAGCCGTTCTGAGTATTCGAAAGGTCCTCGACGAATATGGCGGAGCGTTCCTCTCCGATGTCGTTGGACTGGGCAAGACCTACATGGCTGCACTGCTCGCCCAGCAGCTTGATGGCCGTTGCTTAGTCATCGCTCCACCGCATCTGCTCGACAAGAACAATCCAGGCTCATGGCCCAACGTGTTCGGAGACTTCCACGTCCCCCACACGGATTTCGAGTCCTCCGGAAAACTCGACGCGCTCTTGGAGCGGGACGTTTCCAAGTACACAAACGTCTTCATTGACGAGTCGCACCGCTTCCGCACCGAAACCAACCAGACGTACGAGATGCTGGCGCAAATCTGCCGAGGCAAACGTGTGATTCTGGTTTCTGCCACTCCGCTTAACAACACGCCGCGAGACATCTTGAGTCAGATTAAGCTGTTCCAACCCGGGAAGAACAGCTATATACCTAACGTCCGAAATCTCGAAGCATTCTTCTCCAAACTCGAAAAGAATCTGGGCGATCTCGACCGGCAGCATGATCGAGAGGAGTACTTCAAGCATGTGAAAGCGAATGCCAAGGCCACGCGGGAGAAGATTTTGAAATACCTCATGGTCCGCCGCACCCGCAGCGAGATTGTGAAGTACTATGGAGAAGATTTGAGTCGGCAGGGCTTGAAGTTCCCCGATGTGGCCGATCCAAAGCCGCTGTTCTACACGTTCAGCAAAACTGAAAACGCAATTTTCACCGAGACCATTCGCCTGTTGGTCCAGGAGTTCACATACGCTCGCTACAAGCCATTAACCTATTACGAAGGCAAGCACGAAGAGCGTGAAGTGCAGAGCCAGCGCAACCTGGCGAAGTTCATGAAAATCCTGATCGTCAAACGTCTGGAAAGCAGTTTCTATGCGTTCCGACTCACGCTCGATCGATTCATTAAATCCTACGCACGGGTCATCGAGGAGTTCGGCAAAGGCCATGTCTATATCAGCAAACAATATATCAATAAGATTTTTGACCTCCTCGAAAGCGACGATCAGGAGGCGATCGATCAACTGCTCTCCGAGGATAAGGCCGAAAAGCTAAATGCGAAGGACTTTTCGTCCGGGTTCATCGGCGACTTGAAGAACGACCTCACAATCCTCCGTACAATCGAAAAGCACTGGAAGCAAATCTCACGCGATCCCAAGTGGGAGGCGTTTCGTGAAATTCTCATCACCACGAAGGCCCTGAAAGGCGGCAAACTGATTATCTTCACGGAGTCCAGGGAAACAGCCGAGTATCTCGCAGATCGCATCGCCAATGAGGTCGA belongs to Nitrospira sp. and includes:
- a CDS encoding ATP-binding protein → MNDHKTTLPRHLTATVVRALKAFPVVIVTGARQTGKSTLIRELLPESGRDYRTLDDIDVLDLAEREPETLVFGKRPIAIDEIQRSPKLLLAIKRAVDRERKLGRYLLSGSANLALLRTVSETLAGRAIYLTLYPLTPAERAGLGTVGQWKQVLADPSQFEGTHAPVSDLGQRVLQSGFPPTVLDMEPSVQRAWLDGYVRTYLERDLQALSTIENLIDFRRLMRAAALRSGALVNQTELARDVGLSQPTAHRYLNLLEASYLLHRLPAYAVNRTKRLIKTPRLFFCDSGLAAFLSGVTSEADLDKAGLRGPLLETLVFSDLLTWRESVTPKPEVLYWRTAGGAEVDFVIEREGTVVPVEIKATSRPQSGDIAHLRLFLDEYKRGAPHGILIHTGPRAERLADRIWAIPLSVVLGLSR
- a CDS encoding DUF4926 domain-containing protein, giving the protein MKFELYTDVALTRDLPEYRLRRGDVVKLVDHHTAPDGAEGYSIEVFNAVGNTIAVTTVSASALEGLREDEVLCARPLNVA
- a CDS encoding helicase-related protein, encoding MSSDLTFITNEPGKSLRDRFGVLLGHGTRYFDCLVGYFFISGFYKLYPALEKVEKVRILVGLQTDRAAYELLEKAKEKGELHLKSHASAKEQVTQDVLAELAKSADTTEIDTGVHKFVEWIRSGKLEVRAHPSANLHAKVYIMTFAEGDRDKGRVITGSSNLSQSGLQDNLEFNVELKNRSDYDFAIENFNELWAMAVDVSKPYEDTVINKSPYAHFTPYELYLKFLYEYFQGELNRPSELEDMYVPNGFKKLKYQEEAVLSIRKVLDEYGGAFLSDVVGLGKTYMAALLAQQLDGRCLVIAPPHLLDKNNPGSWPNVFGDFHVPHTDFESSGKLDALLERDVSKYTNVFIDESHRFRTETNQTYEMLAQICRGKRVILVSATPLNNTPRDILSQIKLFQPGKNSYIPNVRNLEAFFSKLEKNLGDLDRQHDREEYFKHVKANAKATREKILKYLMVRRTRSEIVKYYGEDLSRQGLKFPDVADPKPLFYTFSKTENAIFTETIRLLVQEFTYARYKPLTYYEGKHEEREVQSQRNLAKFMKILIVKRLESSFYAFRLTLDRFIKSYARVIEEFGKGHVYISKQYINKIFDLLESDDQEAIDQLLSEDKAEKLNAKDFSSGFIGDLKNDLTILRTIEKHWKQISRDPKWEAFREILITTKALKGGKLIIFTESRETAEYLADRIANEVEPKVVLFTGHSDDAVRKHVIANFDARAFQSKNDYRILVSTEVLSEGVNLHRSNIVINYDIPWNPTRLIQRVGRINRVDTKFDTIHTYNFFPTEEGNDLIKLKEAAEAKIHAFIEMLGADARLLTEGEEIKSYDLFAQLNSKKTITGEDGEEDSELEYLTEIREVRDKNPELFTRIKQLPKKARSSRMLEANPASTINQLPALLTYFRQGRLDKFFAAHPGAHDAIEVDFFAAAQILKPHDTAEARQTISQDFYALLDKNKEAFTAATSPSNDDASSQHKGGANDAYILKRLRAKDIRHYHGFTEEDEEYLQQVVQLLNDGALPRPTTKKVAEALKKELEPLKVLGILRRDIPSQLFQPTRAQRTFHALSPREVILSSYLVQAK